In Vibrio tritonius, the following are encoded in one genomic region:
- a CDS encoding transglycosylase SLT domain-containing protein: protein MKNTIRFLLLVGVVTLMGCATAPPKNQSNLCDIFREKPDWYEAALNMNKQWGTPIQIAMAFVKQESAFRHDALPPKDYVLGFIPWGRVSSAYGYAQAQDPAWEEFQNSTDYGGSRNDFDDALMFIGWYTSETQKQLGVSKWDTFHQYLAYHEGRGGFQRHSYRSKPAVVAVARKVEHQAKEYGWQLKKCRQELDDNLSWFF from the coding sequence ATGAAGAATACCATTCGCTTTTTGTTATTAGTTGGAGTCGTCACCCTAATGGGGTGTGCGACTGCACCACCTAAAAATCAGTCGAATTTATGTGATATCTTTCGTGAAAAGCCTGATTGGTATGAAGCTGCATTGAACATGAACAAGCAGTGGGGCACTCCGATTCAGATAGCGATGGCGTTTGTTAAGCAAGAGAGTGCTTTTCGCCATGACGCTTTGCCGCCGAAAGATTATGTGTTGGGTTTTATTCCGTGGGGGCGAGTAAGTAGTGCTTATGGTTATGCTCAAGCTCAAGACCCCGCGTGGGAAGAATTTCAAAACTCGACCGATTATGGTGGTTCAAGAAACGATTTTGATGATGCTCTAATGTTTATTGGCTGGTATACCAGTGAGACTCAAAAACAATTGGGAGTCTCTAAATGGGATACTTTTCATCAATACTTAGCGTATCATGAAGGCCGAGGTGGTTTTCAACGTCACTCCTATCGCTCTAAACCTGCGGTGGTTGCTGTGGCCAGAAAAGTTGAACATCAGGCTAAAGAATATGGCTGGCAGCTGAAAAAATGCCGTCAGGAACTGGACGATAATTTAAGCTGGTTTTTCTAA
- the luxS gene encoding S-ribosylhomocysteine lyase — MPLLDSFTVDHTRMHAPAVRVAKNMTTPKGDTITVFDLRFTVPNKDILSERGIHTLEHLFAGFMRAHLNGSDVEIIDISPMGCRTGFYMSLIGAPDEQRVAQAWLAAMEDVLKVEDQNHIPELNKYQCGTAAMHSLEQAKEIAQNVITAGIQVNKNDDLALPEAMLKELKVH, encoded by the coding sequence ATGCCACTATTAGACAGTTTTACCGTCGATCATACACGTATGCATGCACCAGCAGTTCGTGTGGCAAAAAACATGACAACCCCTAAAGGCGATACCATTACGGTATTTGACTTGCGCTTTACTGTTCCTAACAAAGACATTTTGTCTGAAAGAGGAATTCATACACTAGAACATCTGTTTGCAGGATTCATGCGCGCGCACCTTAACGGTTCTGATGTCGAGATTATTGATATTTCACCAATGGGTTGTCGTACTGGTTTTTACATGAGTCTTATCGGCGCACCTGATGAGCAGCGTGTTGCGCAAGCATGGTTAGCAGCAATGGAAGATGTACTGAAAGTTGAAGATCAAAATCATATTCCTGAACTGAACAAATACCAATGTGGCACTGCAGCGATGCACTCTCTAGAGCAAGCAAAGGAGATTGCACAAAATGTGATTACCGCAGGTATCCAAGTCAATAAGAACGACGACTTGGCACTGCCAGAAGCGATGTTAAAAGAACTGAAAGTTCATTAA
- a CDS encoding HlyC/CorC family transporter: protein MDDISTGILFALLACLIVISAYFSGSETGLMSLNRYRLKHLSNTGHKGAKRVEKLLERPDRLISLILIGNNLVNILASAIATILGMRLYGDMGVAIATGALTLVVLVFAEVTPKTIAALYPEKISYISSIILNILMKVMSPIVIFMNFITNGFIMLLGIKPQQSGDDSLNSDELRTVVNEAGGLIPRRHQDMLLSILDLEHVTVNDIMVPRNEITGININDEWKSIVRQLTHSPHGRLVLYRDQIDEVVGILRLRDASRQMLEKNELTKETLLRSADEVYFIPEGTPLNVQLLKFQRNKERIGLIVDEYGDIVGLITLEDILEEIVGEFTTSMSPSLAEEITPQGDGSFLIEGSANIRDINKSLKWKLPTDGPRTLNGLILEHLEEIPENKISIKIAKHPMEILELEENRIKLVKVYPSKLKKIS from the coding sequence TTGGACGACATATCTACGGGTATATTGTTTGCGCTACTCGCGTGTCTTATTGTTATCTCAGCCTATTTTTCCGGTTCTGAAACAGGATTAATGTCACTGAACCGTTATAGACTCAAACACTTATCTAATACTGGACACAAAGGTGCCAAGCGGGTTGAAAAGCTGTTAGAACGTCCGGACCGACTCATCAGTCTGATCCTAATCGGTAACAACCTGGTAAATATCCTTGCTTCTGCCATTGCGACCATTCTTGGTATGCGTCTGTATGGTGACATGGGGGTAGCGATAGCAACAGGTGCACTCACCTTAGTGGTTCTGGTCTTTGCTGAAGTTACGCCAAAAACAATTGCCGCACTTTACCCAGAAAAAATCTCCTATATCAGCAGTATTATTTTAAACATTCTAATGAAGGTAATGTCGCCTATCGTCATTTTCATGAACTTCATTACGAATGGCTTTATTATGCTGTTAGGGATTAAGCCCCAACAAAGCGGTGATGATTCGTTAAATTCAGATGAATTACGTACCGTGGTAAATGAAGCTGGAGGCCTGATTCCACGCCGCCACCAAGATATGCTGCTATCCATTCTTGATTTGGAACACGTTACCGTAAACGATATTATGGTGCCACGTAATGAAATTACGGGTATCAACATCAATGATGAGTGGAAATCCATTGTTCGCCAATTAACACACTCTCCTCACGGTCGTTTGGTTTTATATAGAGACCAGATTGATGAGGTAGTAGGTATATTACGCCTACGAGATGCCTCTCGTCAGATGTTAGAAAAAAACGAACTGACCAAAGAGACATTGCTACGCTCTGCTGATGAAGTTTACTTCATTCCTGAAGGCACACCACTGAACGTACAGCTACTGAAATTTCAACGCAATAAAGAACGCATTGGTCTTATCGTTGACGAATATGGCGATATTGTCGGTTTGATTACCTTGGAAGACATTCTGGAAGAGATAGTTGGTGAGTTTACAACCTCAATGTCTCCTAGCCTTGCTGAAGAAATCACTCCTCAAGGTGATGGCAGTTTCCTCATTGAAGGCAGTGCAAACATTCGTGATATTAACAAAAGCCTGAAATGGAAATTACCTACCGATGGCCCTCGCACTCTAAATGGTTTAATTTTGGAACATCTTGAAGAGATTCCTGAAAATAAAATCAGCATTAAGATTGCCAAGCATCCAATGGAAATTCTTGAACTGGAAGAAAACCGGATTAAGCTGGTTAAAGTCTACCCATCAAAGCTTAAAAAAATCAGTTAG
- a CDS encoding cytochrome C assembly family protein has protein sequence MDNFITAVAAILYFASIAMIVPGVVNQTGIKTKAVFGSAVLALVFHAWLLSDLIFHRNGQNLSILNVASLTSFIVSCLMTASMFKARLWFLLPIVYSFSAINLVIAKVVPNTFITHLENNSTLLIHISFALFSYSTLCIGALYSIQLAWLDHKLKKKKSLAINPNLPPLLRVERHMFNIIVVGNALLTCTLITGFWFLTDMFTDGNAHKGILSFIAWVVYCILLWGHYQQGWRGKKVTWLSVIGAILLTLAYFGSRFVKEFILS, from the coding sequence ATGGACAACTTTATCACCGCAGTTGCCGCTATTTTGTATTTTGCCTCTATCGCGATGATCGTTCCGGGTGTGGTAAACCAGACCGGCATCAAAACTAAGGCCGTCTTCGGCAGTGCAGTTCTCGCGTTAGTCTTTCATGCGTGGCTACTTAGTGATCTAATTTTTCATCGTAATGGTCAGAACTTAAGTATTCTCAATGTGGCATCGTTAACCAGCTTCATTGTATCGTGCTTAATGACGGCATCGATGTTTAAAGCGCGTCTATGGTTTTTATTGCCGATTGTGTATAGTTTTTCTGCTATCAACTTGGTGATTGCTAAAGTGGTACCAAATACGTTTATTACGCATTTGGAAAACAACAGCACACTGCTCATTCATATTTCTTTCGCACTTTTTTCTTACTCTACGCTCTGTATCGGCGCGCTGTATTCCATTCAGCTCGCTTGGTTGGATCATAAATTAAAGAAGAAAAAGAGCCTCGCAATCAATCCAAATTTACCACCGCTACTGAGAGTTGAACGTCATATGTTCAATATCATCGTAGTAGGTAACGCTCTGCTGACTTGTACGTTAATTACCGGTTTTTGGTTCCTAACCGATATGTTTACAGATGGAAATGCACATAAAGGGATACTCTCCTTTATCGCGTGGGTTGTGTATTGCATTTTATTATGGGGCCACTACCAACAAGGCTGGCGAGGTAAAAAAGTGACTTGGCTTTCTGTTATCGGAGCCATCTTACTCACCTTAGCCTACTTCGGTAGTCGCTTTGTGAAGGAATTTATTCTTAGCTAA
- the ffh gene encoding signal recognition particle protein yields MFENLTDRLSKTLKNISGKGRLTEDNIKETLREVRMALLEADVALPVVRDFVNRVKENAVGVEVSKSLTPGQEFIKIVQAQLEAVMGESNEALNLAAQPPAVILMAGLQGAGKTTSVGKLSKLLKERDKKKVLVVSADVYRPAAIKQLETLASDVGVDFFPSSADQKPIDIANGAIDHAKRKFFDVVIVDTAGRLAIDEQMMGEIQELHQAINPVETLFVVDAMTGQDAANTAKAFGDALPLTGVVLTKVDGDARGGAALSVRHITGKPIKFLGVGEKTDALEPFHPDRVASRILGMGDVLSLIEDLQRNVDHEKAEKLAKKFKQKKGFDLEDFREQLGQMQNMGGMMGMLDKLPGMSQLPSDVKDKVDDKVFKQMEAIISSMTMKERQNPELIKGSRKKRIAAGSGTQVQDINRLLKQFTQMQKMMKKMQKGGMKGMMRSMQGMMGGMGGGGFGGGGGFFGR; encoded by the coding sequence ATGTTTGAGAATTTAACCGATCGATTATCCAAAACGCTGAAGAACATCAGCGGTAAAGGTCGTCTTACTGAAGACAATATCAAAGAGACGCTGCGCGAAGTGCGCATGGCGCTGTTAGAAGCTGACGTAGCTCTGCCCGTTGTTCGTGATTTTGTAAATCGCGTTAAAGAAAATGCGGTTGGCGTGGAAGTCTCTAAATCCCTGACTCCTGGCCAAGAGTTCATCAAGATTGTTCAAGCTCAGCTTGAGGCTGTCATGGGTGAGTCTAACGAGGCTCTTAATTTAGCAGCGCAACCACCTGCTGTTATCTTGATGGCAGGTTTGCAAGGTGCTGGTAAAACGACCAGTGTTGGTAAACTGTCTAAGCTTTTGAAAGAGCGCGACAAGAAAAAAGTATTAGTGGTTTCAGCTGATGTTTATCGCCCTGCGGCGATCAAACAGTTGGAAACCTTGGCATCGGATGTTGGTGTGGATTTCTTCCCATCATCGGCTGATCAAAAGCCAATTGATATCGCCAACGGTGCCATTGACCACGCAAAACGTAAATTCTTTGACGTTGTTATTGTCGATACTGCGGGTCGTTTGGCTATCGATGAACAAATGATGGGTGAAATCCAAGAGTTGCATCAAGCGATCAACCCTGTGGAAACCTTGTTTGTTGTTGATGCGATGACAGGTCAAGACGCGGCTAATACCGCGAAAGCGTTTGGCGATGCTCTACCATTAACGGGTGTTGTTTTAACCAAAGTTGATGGCGATGCACGTGGTGGTGCTGCATTGTCTGTTCGCCATATCACGGGTAAACCAATTAAATTCTTGGGTGTGGGTGAAAAAACCGATGCTCTAGAACCTTTCCACCCTGATCGCGTGGCATCACGTATATTGGGGATGGGTGATGTTTTATCACTGATTGAAGATCTACAACGTAATGTTGACCATGAAAAAGCAGAAAAACTAGCGAAGAAATTCAAGCAGAAGAAAGGCTTCGACTTAGAAGACTTTCGTGAGCAGCTAGGCCAAATGCAAAATATGGGCGGCATGATGGGTATGTTGGACAAGCTTCCTGGCATGTCTCAACTTCCTTCAGATGTAAAAGACAAAGTTGACGACAAAGTTTTCAAGCAGATGGAAGCGATTATCAGCTCAATGACGATGAAAGAACGTCAAAATCCAGAGTTGATTAAAGGCTCGCGCAAGAAACGTATCGCGGCTGGTTCTGGTACTCAGGTACAAGATATTAACCGTCTACTAAAACAATTCACCCAGATGCAAAAGATGATGAAGAAAATGCAGAAAGGTGGCATGAAAGGTATGATGCGCTCCATGCAAGGCATGATGGGCGGAATGGGTGGCGGCGGCTTTGGTGGCGGTGGCGGTTTCTTCGGTCGTTAA
- the rpsP gene encoding 30S ribosomal protein S16: protein MVTIRLARHGAKKRPFYQIVVADSRNAATGRFIEKVGFFNPTAQGQEEGLRLDLDRVNHWVSQGATVSDRVAKLVKDAQKAA from the coding sequence ATGGTAACCATTCGTTTGGCACGTCACGGCGCTAAAAAGCGTCCATTCTATCAAATCGTTGTTGCAGATAGCCGCAACGCAGCTACTGGCCGTTTCATCGAGAAAGTAGGTTTCTTTAACCCTACTGCTCAAGGTCAAGAAGAAGGCCTACGTCTAGATCTAGACCGTGTGAACCACTGGGTATCACAAGGCGCTACTGTATCTGACCGTGTAGCTAAACTAGTTAAAGACGCTCAAAAAGCGGCTTAA
- the rimM gene encoding ribosome maturation factor RimM (Essential for efficient processing of 16S rRNA), with the protein MSMKGKETMSEQNERIVVGKLGSTYGIRGWLKVFSYTDNPEGIFDYSPWFIQHKGEWVEYKVESWKRHNKGMVAKLDGLDVREDANLLTNFEIFIDPAVLPELSEEEFYWRELFGMQVVTTQGYDLGQVTDMLETGSNDVLVVKANLKDAFGQKERLIPFLEEQVIKKVDREAQRIEVDWDPGF; encoded by the coding sequence ATGTCGATGAAAGGTAAAGAAACAATGAGTGAGCAAAATGAAAGAATCGTTGTAGGTAAACTTGGTTCTACTTACGGCATTCGTGGCTGGCTTAAAGTTTTTTCCTACACAGACAATCCAGAAGGTATTTTTGATTACAGCCCTTGGTTTATTCAACATAAGGGTGAGTGGGTCGAATATAAAGTGGAAAGTTGGAAGCGCCATAACAAAGGTATGGTCGCAAAACTTGATGGGCTTGATGTCCGTGAAGATGCGAATTTGCTCACTAACTTTGAAATCTTTATCGATCCTGCAGTCCTACCAGAACTGTCAGAAGAAGAATTCTACTGGCGTGAATTGTTTGGTATGCAAGTGGTAACAACTCAGGGTTATGACCTTGGTCAGGTCACTGATATGTTGGAAACTGGCTCAAACGATGTCCTGGTTGTGAAAGCAAATCTAAAAGATGCTTTCGGCCAAAAGGAACGATTAATTCCGTTCCTTGAAGAGCAAGTGATCAAAAAAGTTGATCGCGAAGCTCAACGGATCGAAGTTGACTGGGATCCTGGATTCTAA
- the trmD gene encoding tRNA (guanosine(37)-N1)-methyltransferase TrmD has product MWVGVISLFPEMFRSVTDFGVTGQAVKKGLLSVELWNPRDFAHDKRHTVDDKPYGGGPGMLMMVQPLRDAIHTAKQAAPGKTKVIYLSPQGRKLDQTGVEELATNENVILICGRYEGVDERIIESEVDEEWSIGDFVMTGGEIPAMTLIDSVSRFIPGVLGDFASAEKDSFANGLLDCPHYTRPEVLDGKEVPAVLKSGNHEDVRRWRLKQSLGRTWKRRPELLENLALTDEQELLLAEFIKETQNP; this is encoded by the coding sequence ATGTGGGTTGGCGTAATTAGCCTATTTCCAGAAATGTTCCGCAGCGTGACGGATTTTGGAGTAACAGGTCAAGCGGTTAAAAAAGGTTTGTTATCAGTTGAGCTATGGAATCCTCGAGATTTTGCTCACGATAAGCGTCACACTGTTGACGATAAACCTTACGGTGGTGGTCCTGGCATGTTAATGATGGTTCAGCCTTTGCGCGATGCCATTCATACTGCAAAACAGGCAGCACCGGGTAAGACGAAAGTTATTTACCTTTCTCCTCAAGGTCGTAAACTCGACCAAACGGGAGTTGAAGAGTTGGCAACGAATGAGAATGTTATTCTGATTTGTGGTCGATACGAAGGGGTAGATGAGCGCATTATCGAGTCAGAAGTTGACGAAGAATGGTCGATTGGTGACTTTGTAATGACTGGGGGTGAAATCCCTGCCATGACGTTAATTGACTCAGTATCTCGGTTTATTCCGGGGGTTCTTGGGGATTTTGCGTCAGCGGAAAAAGATTCTTTCGCAAATGGCTTATTGGATTGCCCGCACTATACACGTCCGGAAGTGTTAGATGGAAAAGAAGTGCCAGCGGTACTGAAATCCGGTAATCATGAGGATGTGCGTCGTTGGCGATTGAAACAATCGCTAGGCCGTACCTGGAAAAGAAGACCAGAGCTCCTGGAAAACCTAGCTCTGACTGACGAACAGGAACTATTACTGGCTGAGTTCATTAAAGAGACTCAGAACCCGTAA
- the rplS gene encoding 50S ribosomal protein L19, with the protein MSNIIKALEQEQMKQDLPKFAPGDTVVVQVKVKEGDRERLQAFEGVVIAIRNRGLHSAFTVRKISNGEGVERTFQTHSPIVDSIEVKRRGAVRRAKLYYLRELSGKAARIKEKLAKK; encoded by the coding sequence ATGAGTAACATCATCAAGGCTCTAGAACAAGAGCAAATGAAACAAGACCTACCTAAATTTGCACCAGGTGACACTGTTGTTGTTCAAGTTAAGGTAAAAGAAGGTGACCGTGAACGTCTACAGGCGTTCGAAGGTGTTGTAATCGCTATTCGTAACCGCGGTCTACACTCAGCTTTCACTGTACGTAAGATCTCTAACGGTGAAGGTGTTGAGCGTACTTTCCAAACTCACTCACCAATCGTTGATAGCATTGAAGTGAAACGTCGTGGTGCTGTACGTCGTGCCAAACTGTACTACCTACGTGAACTATCTGGTAAAGCTGCTCGTATTAAAGAGAAACTTGCTAAGAAATAA
- the degS gene encoding outer membrane-stress sensor serine endopeptidase DegS → MLKFWLRSISVGLLAAAIIIASVPSLRAHVFHKSEDTAADMGTVQLSFNQAVHRAAPAVVNIYSRQYDRNNHKKLSTQGLGSGVIVSKKGYIITNYHVIAQADQIIVALQDGRVAAAQLVGKDKRTDLAVLRIEGSNLPVIPLNPNYQPKVGDVVLAIGNPYNLGQTTTFGIISATGRSSISAGRRQAFIQTDAAINEGNSGGALVNSRGELVGINTASFQQATDIETYGISFAIPFSLANTIMDKIIADGRVIRGYIGVDGEDMNAMTSRLLDGEHIGGILVIGIDPNGPAHKAGLHANDIILKIDGKKISGRQSVMETITNLRPGTRVNITILRKGKEMDLPVTIAEDTRS, encoded by the coding sequence ATGCTGAAATTTTGGCTTCGTTCCATTAGCGTAGGGTTACTTGCCGCTGCCATTATTATTGCGTCAGTACCATCGCTTAGAGCTCATGTTTTTCATAAAAGTGAAGACACTGCAGCAGATATGGGAACGGTGCAGCTTTCATTTAACCAAGCGGTTCACCGTGCGGCGCCCGCAGTCGTGAATATCTACAGTCGCCAGTACGATCGCAATAATCATAAAAAGCTATCAACTCAAGGGTTAGGCTCAGGGGTTATTGTTAGCAAAAAAGGCTATATCATTACCAATTACCACGTGATTGCCCAAGCAGACCAAATTATCGTGGCCCTGCAAGATGGACGCGTAGCAGCAGCGCAGCTCGTAGGTAAAGATAAACGAACGGATCTTGCTGTGTTGCGCATCGAAGGAAGTAACCTTCCTGTCATCCCTCTGAATCCCAATTATCAACCTAAAGTCGGCGATGTGGTATTAGCCATTGGTAACCCTTACAACTTAGGTCAAACAACAACTTTTGGTATTATTTCTGCTACCGGACGTTCATCCATTAGCGCAGGTCGCCGCCAAGCGTTTATCCAAACAGATGCTGCAATCAACGAAGGTAACTCGGGTGGTGCACTAGTGAATTCCCGTGGCGAGTTAGTTGGCATTAATACCGCATCCTTCCAACAAGCAACCGATATTGAAACCTACGGTATTTCATTTGCAATCCCCTTTTCGCTAGCCAATACCATCATGGATAAAATCATCGCCGATGGCCGAGTCATTCGTGGCTACATTGGTGTTGATGGTGAAGATATGAATGCGATGACATCGAGACTGCTTGATGGCGAGCACATCGGCGGCATTTTAGTGATAGGAATTGACCCTAATGGTCCTGCACACAAGGCAGGATTGCATGCCAATGACATCATATTAAAAATCGATGGTAAGAAAATCAGTGGACGTCAAAGTGTTATGGAGACGATAACCAACTTACGTCCGGGGACTAGAGTTAACATCACCATACTGCGTAAAGGTAAAGAGATGGATCTTCCCGTCACTATTGCCGAAGACACTCGCAGTTAA
- a CDS encoding Do family serine endopeptidase, producing the protein MKKPLLVLTALSLSLSSIITPLPASAALPLTVQGEQVPSLAPMLEKVTPAVVSIAVEGTQVSRQRLPEQFQFFFGPDFPTEQLQERPFKGLGSGVIINADKGYVVTNYHVINGANSIRVQLHDGREYDAKLVGGDKMSDIALLQLKNAKHLTEIKIADSDRLRVGDFAVAIGNPFGLGQTVTSGIISALGRSGLNIENFENFIQTDAAINSGNSGGALVNLNGELIGINTAILGPNGGNVGIGFSIPSNMMKNLTDQILKYGEVKRGMLGVQGGEVNSELAEALGLDSSKGAFVSQVVPDSAADKAGLKAGDVIVSVNGKTIDTFSELRAKVATLGAGKEVTLGIIRDGDKKTYKVTLGEQNETKTQAADLHQGLAGAQFSNTTPADSIQGVKVVGVEKNSPAAQYQLQKDDIIIGVNRQRVKNIADLRKILEKKPGVLALNIQRGEQSIYLIIR; encoded by the coding sequence ATGAAAAAACCTTTGCTTGTTCTTACCGCATTGTCTTTAAGCTTAAGTTCCATCATTACCCCACTACCGGCATCAGCTGCTCTCCCTTTAACCGTTCAAGGAGAGCAAGTACCTAGTTTAGCCCCTATGCTAGAAAAGGTAACGCCAGCGGTGGTCAGTATTGCAGTCGAAGGAACTCAAGTTTCCCGTCAACGTCTTCCAGAACAGTTCCAGTTTTTCTTTGGACCTGACTTCCCAACTGAACAACTTCAAGAACGTCCATTTAAAGGACTAGGTTCAGGCGTTATTATCAATGCAGACAAAGGCTATGTTGTAACCAACTATCACGTTATCAATGGCGCAAACTCAATTCGAGTGCAACTTCATGATGGCCGTGAATACGATGCGAAACTGGTCGGCGGTGATAAAATGTCAGACATTGCCCTGTTACAGCTTAAAAACGCCAAACACCTAACTGAAATCAAGATAGCAGACTCAGACCGACTTCGAGTTGGTGACTTTGCCGTTGCTATTGGTAACCCATTTGGCCTTGGCCAAACAGTCACTTCAGGCATTATTTCCGCCTTGGGTCGCAGTGGCTTGAATATTGAAAACTTCGAAAACTTCATTCAAACCGATGCGGCAATCAACAGTGGTAACTCTGGTGGCGCTTTGGTTAACTTAAATGGTGAGTTAATTGGTATCAATACCGCTATTTTGGGTCCAAATGGCGGCAACGTGGGTATTGGTTTCTCCATTCCATCTAATATGATGAAAAACCTCACCGATCAAATCCTAAAATATGGCGAAGTAAAACGCGGTATGTTGGGTGTTCAAGGTGGTGAAGTAAATTCCGAATTGGCTGAAGCTCTTGGCTTAGATTCAAGTAAAGGAGCATTTGTCAGCCAAGTGGTTCCAGATAGCGCAGCCGATAAAGCAGGATTAAAAGCTGGAGATGTGATTGTCTCAGTCAATGGCAAAACCATCGATACTTTCTCTGAATTGCGCGCTAAAGTGGCAACTCTGGGTGCCGGTAAAGAAGTGACTCTTGGCATTATCCGTGATGGTGACAAAAAAACTTATAAAGTCACATTAGGCGAACAAAACGAAACCAAGACTCAAGCAGCAGATCTCCACCAAGGTCTTGCTGGTGCTCAATTCAGCAACACAACTCCAGCCGATTCAATCCAAGGGGTAAAAGTGGTCGGCGTAGAGAAAAACTCACCAGCAGCTCAGTATCAACTGCAAAAAGATGACATCATTATTGGCGTCAACCGTCAAAGAGTGAAAAACATCGCGGATCTTCGTAAGATTCTGGAGAAAAAACCAGGCGTACTTGCGTTGAACATCCAGCGTGGTGAACAATCTATCTACTTGATCATCCGTTAA
- the zapG gene encoding Z-ring associated protein ZapG, with translation MPWIYAIVGLLVGVVVGIIIARLTTPQYKSQKSLHKDLQTAKFELEQQRQELADHFSQTADMLDALGKDYTKLYQHMAKTSVDLLPNMPEQDNPFEKTMAQHQADETVVVEEESNALPPKDYASGATGLLTDDKKEILDSSQVVNSRAS, from the coding sequence ATGCCTTGGATATATGCTATTGTAGGCCTGCTGGTTGGCGTTGTTGTCGGGATTATCATCGCGCGCCTGACTACGCCACAGTATAAATCTCAAAAGTCCCTACACAAAGATCTGCAAACTGCAAAATTCGAGCTAGAGCAACAACGTCAAGAGCTTGCAGACCACTTCTCTCAAACTGCTGACATGCTAGATGCATTAGGCAAAGATTACACCAAGCTATATCAGCACATGGCCAAAACATCGGTCGATTTGCTACCAAACATGCCAGAGCAAGACAATCCGTTTGAAAAAACGATGGCACAACATCAAGCTGACGAAACCGTCGTTGTCGAAGAAGAAAGTAATGCATTACCGCCGAAAGACTATGCTTCTGGTGCAACAGGATTATTAACCGATGATAAGAAAGAAATTTTAGACTCATCACAGGTGGTTAATAGCCGAGCAAGCTAA
- the zapE gene encoding cell division protein ZapE, which yields MTPKQRYEQDLAKSDFQRDPAQAMAVDALDRLYHQLVEYEHAPAVKLSFWQKVIRQKVAVAKPPKGLYFWGGVGRGKTYLMDTFFDALPTEKKMRIHFHRFMLRVHHELAQLSDVSDPLEKVADTLAKETDIICFDEFFVSDITDAMILGTLFQELFYRHVVLVATSNIPPQELYRNGLQRARFLPAIALIEANCDILNVDSGVDYRLRTLEQAEIYHFPLDEDAQQNLERYYQQLTGGGQSHLQVITINHRDIDVINTCDGVLHASFAQLCQTPRSQNDYIEISRLYHTVFLSDVHQMGATIDDAARRFIALVDEFYERHVKLILSAEVSLEELYTHGQLEFEFARCQSRLIEMQSREYLAREHLV from the coding sequence ATGACTCCAAAGCAACGTTACGAACAAGATTTAGCAAAGTCAGATTTTCAAAGGGATCCAGCGCAAGCAATGGCTGTCGATGCTTTGGATCGCCTGTATCATCAATTAGTCGAATATGAACACGCACCAGCGGTAAAACTTAGCTTTTGGCAAAAAGTGATCCGCCAGAAAGTTGCAGTAGCGAAACCACCTAAAGGTCTCTATTTTTGGGGAGGTGTTGGAAGAGGAAAAACCTATTTAATGGATACCTTTTTTGATGCGCTACCAACTGAAAAGAAAATGCGGATTCATTTCCACCGTTTCATGCTCCGTGTTCATCACGAATTGGCTCAGCTTAGTGATGTGAGTGATCCGCTTGAAAAAGTGGCAGACACGCTTGCTAAAGAAACGGATATTATCTGTTTTGATGAGTTTTTTGTGTCAGACATTACCGATGCGATGATTTTGGGGACACTGTTTCAAGAGCTTTTCTATCGGCATGTTGTGTTAGTTGCTACATCAAACATTCCCCCGCAAGAGCTGTATCGAAATGGTCTACAGCGAGCTCGTTTTTTACCTGCGATTGCTTTGATCGAAGCTAATTGTGACATTCTCAACGTAGATAGCGGCGTTGATTATCGATTGCGCACACTAGAGCAAGCTGAAATCTATCATTTCCCTTTAGATGAAGATGCTCAGCAAAATCTAGAACGTTATTACCAGCAGCTTACGGGGGGTGGGCAATCTCATCTGCAGGTGATTACTATCAATCATCGTGATATTGACGTGATAAACACCTGCGATGGTGTGTTGCATGCGAGTTTCGCGCAATTGTGCCAAACCCCCCGCAGCCAAAACGATTACATCGAGATTTCTCGTTTATATCACACCGTTTTTTTGAGTGATGTTCATCAAATGGGCGCGACCATTGATGATGCTGCACGGCGTTTTATTGCTCTAGTGGATGAATTTTATGAGCGTCATGTGAAGCTTATTTTGTCCGCTGAAGTCTCTTTGGAAGAGCTATATACTCATGGTCAGCTTGAGTTTGAATTTGCTCGTTGTCAGTCTCGTTTAATAGAGATGCAAAGTCGAGAATATTTGGCCAGAGAGCATTTAGTTTAG